The following are encoded together in the Deinococcus ruber genome:
- a CDS encoding SMI1/KNR4 family protein — translation MTILDSLHHKMKILPVDTYDPSATMQPPAKPEQIEKPLEHFPNVPRDYLELIRLHNGMTFMYNIPGSILFIMRILSVEDAIDMMLDWHPYLIENMPNTFFFGQDGDEVYLYGTNNGKYGVYRVGIADGEWDGAEYIGKSLASILVEGEGWASY, via the coding sequence ATGACTATCCTAGATTCCCTGCATCATAAAATGAAAATTTTACCAGTAGACACATATGACCCTTCGGCTACTATGCAACCCCCTGCAAAGCCTGAACAGATTGAAAAACCGCTTGAACATTTTCCTAACGTTCCACGTGATTACTTAGAGCTTATTCGCTTGCATAATGGAATGACTTTTATGTATAATATCCCTGGTAGTATCTTGTTTATTATGAGAATACTCTCCGTGGAAGATGCAATTGATATGATGCTTGATTGGCATCCTTATCTAATAGAGAACATGCCGAATACATTCTTTTTTGGACAGGATGGAGATGAGGTCTATTTGTACGGTACGAATAATGGAAAATATGGTGTCTATCGAGTTGGTATTGCAGATGGGGAATGGGATGGAGCAGAGTACATTGGTAAGTCTCTAGCATCTATTCTCGTTGAGGGTGAGGGATGGGCCTCCTATTGA